Proteins from one Strix aluco isolate bStrAlu1 chromosome 10, bStrAlu1.hap1, whole genome shotgun sequence genomic window:
- the NHSL2 gene encoding NHS-like protein 2 isoform X3, which produces MGNAQRKAPRSQRRGRMRSATATSNLDLESKKAAHTKLSWQQPVNVFLASGRPPGMEQLHQEAQLNLQSLLQEEYEEQYAESRVTGQTFRAAGHLPPDTPPEPSPRPPPAKRLEFVLMPPSRRATEEETAGTTALGARPPDTSLSLPTSPDKQPAWTRAFPLPTVEEKQWHQSCSIQTNIVPINVSGQHFARHASARHSLFNTETAMNPKSTLRRRRTIIGFPNLSLRDQGSANGPTLNTRAPIAESLSCSFVPEATSGGKTPQEISPCQPLSAPLRKTFSDLGARCCQPPTTMDSAATPCTSACNGPQGTHFPPPWSTLGYGSPSSPTASQGKGPPCASPGGSIPSPSPGSPAASFFIAMEERVGSNGPGSFSSTVPESPLTSGGGQRCEGREAKVNFLPGGQEEPEPAVEPARLEVERAGCRFRERSLSVPTDSGSLCSVDIAYAETRRGSANYALGYPSASSEGSTSTDNISLGLEPEGQRRRRSKSISLKKAKKKPSPPTRSVSLIKEGQDATAGPSSPLPKDQRPKSLCIPPEPQGHRLVHADPQGSVGREPDGTATPHQWPLTDWKAGDPYRSLSSSSTATGTTAIECTKARGSSESLTSPSISRATTPSQLSAEADLKTSSPGRPTGLMSPSSGYSSQSETPTPTVPTSAILGHSPHQVRVRPLVPERKSSLPPTSPMERSPKSRLSFDLPLTPPAHLDLSGLKISLKGKTKVSRHHSDSTFGTKLAQKTSPITPIMPVVTQSDLRSVRLRSISRSEPEDNADGLDHAEEPSRGPCLGPERKVKPPVAEKPPLAKRPPIILPKPPPLREEGPLSPTSPPGTATKEKGLPQDGFVVLRKGEWRRSPGESPLPLTPAGPRRLSQGSLEDEPRPEWSGAGEGERRKAKVPPPVPKKPSVLYLPLAPTPAQLGAGMGDQPPTPSPIITLDADPTCCDPDAEDPPSPEALGTAQASDRSSEQGSSGEAGTEEKSFVSDKTADSIAEEDDDVFVTSRTTEDLFTVIHRSKRKVLGRKEPGDTFGSRPNSHSPVKTSGSPTSESPAAAGSTGKSSSRNEDFKALLQKKSSKTSPGTRPSAAELLKTTNPLARRVMMEFAPELDGANSPKSQP; this is translated from the exons ATGGGCAACGCGCAGCGGAAGGCGCCGCGCAGCCAGCGGCGGGGCAGGATGCGCTCAGCAACAG CCACCTCTAACCTGGACCTCGAGAGCAAGAAAGCCGCCCACACCAAGCTGTCATGGCAGCAGCCAGTGAACGTCTTCCTGGCGTCTGGGCGCCCGCCGGGCATGGAGCAGCTGCACCAGGAGGCCCAGCTCAACCTCCAGAGCTTGCTGCAAG AGGAGTATGAGGAGCAGTACGCCGAGAGCAGGGTCACCGGGCAGACCTTCCGTGCCGCCGGTCACCTgccccctgacaccccccccgAGCCGTCGCCACGACCCCCGCCTGCCAAGCGCCTCGAGTTCGTGCTTATG CCCCCGAGCCGGCGAGCAACTGAAGAGGAGACTGCTGGCACGACTGCGCTCGGCGCTCGGCCGCCCGACACCTCCCTGAGCCTCCCCACCAGCCCAGACAAGCAGCCAGCCTGGACCAGGGCCTTCCCCCTGCCCACCGTGGAGGAGAAGCAGTGGCACCAGTCCTGCTCCATCCAAACCAACATCGTCCCCATCAATGTCTCGG GGCAGCACTTTGCTAGGCACGCGAGTGCTCGTCACTCCCTGTTTAACACAGAGACCGCGATGAACCCCAAGTCCACCCTGCGGCGTAGACGGACCATTATCGGATTCCCTAACCTGTCCCTGCGAGACCAAG GAAGCGCCAACGGCCCCACACTCAACACACGTGCGCCCATTGCTGAGTCTCTCTCCTGCAGTTTCGTGCCTGAGGCCACAAGTGGGGGGAAGACACCCCAGGAGatcagcccctgccagcccctctctgccccgCTGAGGAAGACCTTCAGTGATCTTGGTGCCCGCTGCTGCCAGCCACCCACCACCATGGACAGTGCGGCCACCCCCTGTACCAGTGCCTGCAACGGGCCACAGGGCACCCACTTCCCCCCACCCTGGAGTACCCTGGGCTACGGgagcccctccagccccactgccagccaGGGCAAGGGGCCCCCCTGTGCCTCGCCAGGTGGCTCCATCCCATCACCCAGCCCAGGCTCACCCGCTGCCTCCTTCTTTATTGCCATGGAGGAGCGTGTGGGCAGCAATGGGCCTGGCTCCTTCTCCAGCACAGTGCCTGAGTCCCCCCTCACCTCCGGGGGTGGCCAGAGGTGCGAGGGCCGAGAAGCCAAGGTGAACTTCTTGCCAGGAGGCCAAGAGGAGCCAGAGCCAGCTGTGGAGCCGGCGCGGCTGGAGGTGGAGCGGGCAGGGTGCCGGTTCCGCGAGCGGTCGCTGTCAGTGCCCACTGACTCAGGCTCCCTCTGCTCGGTGGACATTGCGTACGCCGAGACCCGGCGGGGCAGCGCCAACTATGCCCTGGGCTACCCCAGCGCCAGCTCTGAGGGCAGCACCAGCACTGACAACATCTCCCTGGGGCTGGAGCCGGAGGgccagcggcggcggcgctccAAGAGCATCTCCCTCAAGAAGGCGAAGAAGAAGCCCTCGCCACCCACACGCAGTGTCTCTCTGATTAAAGAGGGGCAGGATGCCACCGCAGGGCCCAGCTCACCACTGCCCAAGGATCAGCGACCCAAGAGCCTGTGCATCCCACCGGAGCCCCAGGGGCACCGGCTGGTGCATGCTGACCCCCAGGGGAGTGTGGGGAGGGAGCCCGATGGCACGGCTACCCCCCACCAGTGGCCTCTCACGGACTGGAAGGCTGGCGATCCCTACCGGTCCCTCTCCAGCTCGAGCACAGCCACAGGGACCACAGCCATTGAATGCACCAAGGCACGGGGCAGCTCTGAGTCCCTCACGTCCCCCTCCATCTCCAGGGCCACGACGCCTTCCCAGCTCTCCGCTGAGGCAGACCTCAAGACCTCCTCCCCAGGCAGGCCCACTGGGCTGATGTCCCCATCCAGCGGGTACTCCAGCCAGTCAGAGACCCCAACACCCACCGTCCCCACCTCCGCCATCCTTGGGCACTCCCCGCACCAGGTGCGGGTGAGGCCACTTGTCCCTGAGAGGAAGTCCTCGctgccccccacatcccccatggagaggagccccaAGTCCAGGCTGTCCTTCGACCTGCCACTCACACCACCCGCCCACCTCGACCTCTCAGGGCTGAAAATCTCCCTGAAAGGGAAGACGAAGGTCAGCCGGCACCACTCCGACTCCACCTTTGGCACCAAGCTGGCCCAGAAGACCAGCCCCATCACGCCCATCATGCCAGTGGTCACGCAGTCCGACCTGCGCTCCGTCCGCCTCCGCTCCATCAGCCGCTCGGAGCCAGAGGACAACGCTGATGGCCTGGATCACGCTGAGGAGCCATCACGCGGTCCCTGCCTGGGGCCAGAGAGGAAGGTGAAGCCACCCGTGGCGGAGAAGCCGCCACTGGCCAAGCGGCCCCCGATCATCCTGCCCAAGCCCCCACCTCTGCGAGAGGAGGGTCCCCTGTCCCCCACGTCCCCACCGGGCACCGCCACCAAGGAGAAGGGGCTGCCTCAGGATGGCTTTGTGGTGCTGCGGAAAGGGGAGTGGAGGAGGAGCCCGGGGGAGTCCCCCTTGCCCCTGACCCCGGCAGGACCCCGGCGGCTCTCGCAGGGCAGCCTGGAGGATGAGCCACGGCCAGAGTGGAGTGGTGCCGGCGAGGGGGAGCGGAGGAAGGCCAAGGTGCCACCACCAGTGCCCAAAAAACCCAGCGTGCTCTACCTGCCACTCGCCCCAaccccagcacagctgggagccGGCATGGGGGACCAGCcgcccacccccagccccatcaTCACGCTGGACGCTGACCCTACCTGCTGCGACCCCGATGCTGAGGACCCACCGTCCCCAGAGGCCCTGGGCACAGCACAAGCCAGTGACCGCTCCTCGGAGCAAG GCAGCTCAGGGGAGGCTGGCACAGAGGAGAAAAGCTTCGTCAGCGACAAGACGGCTGACTCCATCGCAGAGGAGGACGACGATGTGTTCGTAACATCCCGCACCACGGAGGATCTCTTCACTGTGATCCACAG GTCAAAGAGGAAGGTCTTGGGGCGGAAAGAGCCTGGTGACACCTTTGGCAGCCGGCCCAACTCCCACTCGCCTGTAAAGACTTCAGGCTCCCCAACCAGCGAGTCCCCAGCAGCAGCGGGCAGCACTGGGAAGTCCTCCAGCAGGAACGAAGACTTTAAAGCCCTGCTCCAGAAGAAGAGCAGCAAAACCAGCCCTGGTACCCGGCCATCTGCTGCTGAACTGCTCAAGACCACAAACCCACTGGCTCGGAGGGTCATGATGGAATTTGCCCCTGAGCTCGACGGTGCAAACAGTCCCAAAAGTCAGCCCTAA
- the NHSL2 gene encoding NHS-like protein 2 isoform X5, protein MALSNISLWIRDAWAVATSNLDLESKKAAHTKLSWQQPVNVFLASGRPPGMEQLHQEAQLNLQSLLQEEYEEQYAESRVTGQTFRAAGHLPPDTPPEPSPRPPPAKRLEFVLMPPSRRATEEETAGTTALGARPPDTSLSLPTSPDKQPAWTRAFPLPTVEEKQWHQSCSIQTNIVPINVSGQHFARHASARHSLFNTETAMNPKSTLRRRRTIIGFPNLSLRDQGSANGPTLNTRAPIAESLSCSFVPEATSGGKTPQEISPCQPLSAPLRKTFSDLGARCCQPPTTMDSAATPCTSACNGPQGTHFPPPWSTLGYGSPSSPTASQGKGPPCASPGGSIPSPSPGSPAASFFIAMEERVGSNGPGSFSSTVPESPLTSGGGQRCEGREAKVNFLPGGQEEPEPAVEPARLEVERAGCRFRERSLSVPTDSGSLCSVDIAYAETRRGSANYALGYPSASSEGSTSTDNISLGLEPEGQRRRRSKSISLKKAKKKPSPPTRSVSLIKEGQDATAGPSSPLPKDQRPKSLCIPPEPQGHRLVHADPQGSVGREPDGTATPHQWPLTDWKAGDPYRSLSSSSTATGTTAIECTKARGSSESLTSPSISRATTPSQLSAEADLKTSSPGRPTGLMSPSSGYSSQSETPTPTVPTSAILGHSPHQVRVRPLVPERKSSLPPTSPMERSPKSRLSFDLPLTPPAHLDLSGLKISLKGKTKVSRHHSDSTFGTKLAQKTSPITPIMPVVTQSDLRSVRLRSISRSEPEDNADGLDHAEEPSRGPCLGPERKVKPPVAEKPPLAKRPPIILPKPPPLREEGPLSPTSPPGTATKEKGLPQDGFVVLRKGEWRRSPGESPLPLTPAGPRRLSQGSLEDEPRPEWSGAGEGERRKAKVPPPVPKKPSVLYLPLAPTPAQLGAGMGDQPPTPSPIITLDADPTCCDPDAEDPPSPEALGTAQASDRSSEQGSSGEAGTEEKSFVSDKTADSIAEEDDDVFVTSRTTEDLFTVIHRSKRKVLGRKEPGDTFGSRPNSHSPVKTSGSPTSESPAAAGSTGKSSSRNEDFKALLQKKSSKTSPGTRPSAAELLKTTNPLARRVMMEFAPELDGANSPKSQP, encoded by the exons ATGGCTCTGTCAAATATCTCCCTGTGGATTCGGGATGCCTGGGCAGTAG CCACCTCTAACCTGGACCTCGAGAGCAAGAAAGCCGCCCACACCAAGCTGTCATGGCAGCAGCCAGTGAACGTCTTCCTGGCGTCTGGGCGCCCGCCGGGCATGGAGCAGCTGCACCAGGAGGCCCAGCTCAACCTCCAGAGCTTGCTGCAAG AGGAGTATGAGGAGCAGTACGCCGAGAGCAGGGTCACCGGGCAGACCTTCCGTGCCGCCGGTCACCTgccccctgacaccccccccgAGCCGTCGCCACGACCCCCGCCTGCCAAGCGCCTCGAGTTCGTGCTTATG CCCCCGAGCCGGCGAGCAACTGAAGAGGAGACTGCTGGCACGACTGCGCTCGGCGCTCGGCCGCCCGACACCTCCCTGAGCCTCCCCACCAGCCCAGACAAGCAGCCAGCCTGGACCAGGGCCTTCCCCCTGCCCACCGTGGAGGAGAAGCAGTGGCACCAGTCCTGCTCCATCCAAACCAACATCGTCCCCATCAATGTCTCGG GGCAGCACTTTGCTAGGCACGCGAGTGCTCGTCACTCCCTGTTTAACACAGAGACCGCGATGAACCCCAAGTCCACCCTGCGGCGTAGACGGACCATTATCGGATTCCCTAACCTGTCCCTGCGAGACCAAG GAAGCGCCAACGGCCCCACACTCAACACACGTGCGCCCATTGCTGAGTCTCTCTCCTGCAGTTTCGTGCCTGAGGCCACAAGTGGGGGGAAGACACCCCAGGAGatcagcccctgccagcccctctctgccccgCTGAGGAAGACCTTCAGTGATCTTGGTGCCCGCTGCTGCCAGCCACCCACCACCATGGACAGTGCGGCCACCCCCTGTACCAGTGCCTGCAACGGGCCACAGGGCACCCACTTCCCCCCACCCTGGAGTACCCTGGGCTACGGgagcccctccagccccactgccagccaGGGCAAGGGGCCCCCCTGTGCCTCGCCAGGTGGCTCCATCCCATCACCCAGCCCAGGCTCACCCGCTGCCTCCTTCTTTATTGCCATGGAGGAGCGTGTGGGCAGCAATGGGCCTGGCTCCTTCTCCAGCACAGTGCCTGAGTCCCCCCTCACCTCCGGGGGTGGCCAGAGGTGCGAGGGCCGAGAAGCCAAGGTGAACTTCTTGCCAGGAGGCCAAGAGGAGCCAGAGCCAGCTGTGGAGCCGGCGCGGCTGGAGGTGGAGCGGGCAGGGTGCCGGTTCCGCGAGCGGTCGCTGTCAGTGCCCACTGACTCAGGCTCCCTCTGCTCGGTGGACATTGCGTACGCCGAGACCCGGCGGGGCAGCGCCAACTATGCCCTGGGCTACCCCAGCGCCAGCTCTGAGGGCAGCACCAGCACTGACAACATCTCCCTGGGGCTGGAGCCGGAGGgccagcggcggcggcgctccAAGAGCATCTCCCTCAAGAAGGCGAAGAAGAAGCCCTCGCCACCCACACGCAGTGTCTCTCTGATTAAAGAGGGGCAGGATGCCACCGCAGGGCCCAGCTCACCACTGCCCAAGGATCAGCGACCCAAGAGCCTGTGCATCCCACCGGAGCCCCAGGGGCACCGGCTGGTGCATGCTGACCCCCAGGGGAGTGTGGGGAGGGAGCCCGATGGCACGGCTACCCCCCACCAGTGGCCTCTCACGGACTGGAAGGCTGGCGATCCCTACCGGTCCCTCTCCAGCTCGAGCACAGCCACAGGGACCACAGCCATTGAATGCACCAAGGCACGGGGCAGCTCTGAGTCCCTCACGTCCCCCTCCATCTCCAGGGCCACGACGCCTTCCCAGCTCTCCGCTGAGGCAGACCTCAAGACCTCCTCCCCAGGCAGGCCCACTGGGCTGATGTCCCCATCCAGCGGGTACTCCAGCCAGTCAGAGACCCCAACACCCACCGTCCCCACCTCCGCCATCCTTGGGCACTCCCCGCACCAGGTGCGGGTGAGGCCACTTGTCCCTGAGAGGAAGTCCTCGctgccccccacatcccccatggagaggagccccaAGTCCAGGCTGTCCTTCGACCTGCCACTCACACCACCCGCCCACCTCGACCTCTCAGGGCTGAAAATCTCCCTGAAAGGGAAGACGAAGGTCAGCCGGCACCACTCCGACTCCACCTTTGGCACCAAGCTGGCCCAGAAGACCAGCCCCATCACGCCCATCATGCCAGTGGTCACGCAGTCCGACCTGCGCTCCGTCCGCCTCCGCTCCATCAGCCGCTCGGAGCCAGAGGACAACGCTGATGGCCTGGATCACGCTGAGGAGCCATCACGCGGTCCCTGCCTGGGGCCAGAGAGGAAGGTGAAGCCACCCGTGGCGGAGAAGCCGCCACTGGCCAAGCGGCCCCCGATCATCCTGCCCAAGCCCCCACCTCTGCGAGAGGAGGGTCCCCTGTCCCCCACGTCCCCACCGGGCACCGCCACCAAGGAGAAGGGGCTGCCTCAGGATGGCTTTGTGGTGCTGCGGAAAGGGGAGTGGAGGAGGAGCCCGGGGGAGTCCCCCTTGCCCCTGACCCCGGCAGGACCCCGGCGGCTCTCGCAGGGCAGCCTGGAGGATGAGCCACGGCCAGAGTGGAGTGGTGCCGGCGAGGGGGAGCGGAGGAAGGCCAAGGTGCCACCACCAGTGCCCAAAAAACCCAGCGTGCTCTACCTGCCACTCGCCCCAaccccagcacagctgggagccGGCATGGGGGACCAGCcgcccacccccagccccatcaTCACGCTGGACGCTGACCCTACCTGCTGCGACCCCGATGCTGAGGACCCACCGTCCCCAGAGGCCCTGGGCACAGCACAAGCCAGTGACCGCTCCTCGGAGCAAG GCAGCTCAGGGGAGGCTGGCACAGAGGAGAAAAGCTTCGTCAGCGACAAGACGGCTGACTCCATCGCAGAGGAGGACGACGATGTGTTCGTAACATCCCGCACCACGGAGGATCTCTTCACTGTGATCCACAG GTCAAAGAGGAAGGTCTTGGGGCGGAAAGAGCCTGGTGACACCTTTGGCAGCCGGCCCAACTCCCACTCGCCTGTAAAGACTTCAGGCTCCCCAACCAGCGAGTCCCCAGCAGCAGCGGGCAGCACTGGGAAGTCCTCCAGCAGGAACGAAGACTTTAAAGCCCTGCTCCAGAAGAAGAGCAGCAAAACCAGCCCTGGTACCCGGCCATCTGCTGCTGAACTGCTCAAGACCACAAACCCACTGGCTCGGAGGGTCATGATGGAATTTGCCCCTGAGCTCGACGGTGCAAACAGTCCCAAAAGTCAGCCCTAA
- the NHSL2 gene encoding NHS-like protein 2 isoform X6: protein MEQLHQEAQLNLQSLLQEEYEEQYAESRVTGQTFRAAGHLPPDTPPEPSPRPPPAKRLEFVLMPPSRRATEEETAGTTALGARPPDTSLSLPTSPDKQPAWTRAFPLPTVEEKQWHQSCSIQTNIVPINVSGQHFARHASARHSLFNTETAMNPKSTLRRRRTIIGFPNLSLRDQGSANGPTLNTRAPIAESLSCSFVPEATSGGKTPQEISPCQPLSAPLRKTFSDLGARCCQPPTTMDSAATPCTSACNGPQGTHFPPPWSTLGYGSPSSPTASQGKGPPCASPGGSIPSPSPGSPAASFFIAMEERVGSNGPGSFSSTVPESPLTSGGGQRCEGREAKVNFLPGGQEEPEPAVEPARLEVERAGCRFRERSLSVPTDSGSLCSVDIAYAETRRGSANYALGYPSASSEGSTSTDNISLGLEPEGQRRRRSKSISLKKAKKKPSPPTRSVSLIKEGQDATAGPSSPLPKDQRPKSLCIPPEPQGHRLVHADPQGSVGREPDGTATPHQWPLTDWKAGDPYRSLSSSSTATGTTAIECTKARGSSESLTSPSISRATTPSQLSAEADLKTSSPGRPTGLMSPSSGYSSQSETPTPTVPTSAILGHSPHQVRVRPLVPERKSSLPPTSPMERSPKSRLSFDLPLTPPAHLDLSGLKISLKGKTKVSRHHSDSTFGTKLAQKTSPITPIMPVVTQSDLRSVRLRSISRSEPEDNADGLDHAEEPSRGPCLGPERKVKPPVAEKPPLAKRPPIILPKPPPLREEGPLSPTSPPGTATKEKGLPQDGFVVLRKGEWRRSPGESPLPLTPAGPRRLSQGSLEDEPRPEWSGAGEGERRKAKVPPPVPKKPSVLYLPLAPTPAQLGAGMGDQPPTPSPIITLDADPTCCDPDAEDPPSPEALGTAQASDRSSEQGSSGEAGTEEKSFVSDKTADSIAEEDDDVFVTSRTTEDLFTVIHRSKRKVLGRKEPGDTFGSRPNSHSPVKTSGSPTSESPAAAGSTGKSSSRNEDFKALLQKKSSKTSPGTRPSAAELLKTTNPLARRVMMEFAPELDGANSPKSQP from the exons ATGGAGCAGCTGCACCAGGAGGCCCAGCTCAACCTCCAGAGCTTGCTGCAAG AGGAGTATGAGGAGCAGTACGCCGAGAGCAGGGTCACCGGGCAGACCTTCCGTGCCGCCGGTCACCTgccccctgacaccccccccgAGCCGTCGCCACGACCCCCGCCTGCCAAGCGCCTCGAGTTCGTGCTTATG CCCCCGAGCCGGCGAGCAACTGAAGAGGAGACTGCTGGCACGACTGCGCTCGGCGCTCGGCCGCCCGACACCTCCCTGAGCCTCCCCACCAGCCCAGACAAGCAGCCAGCCTGGACCAGGGCCTTCCCCCTGCCCACCGTGGAGGAGAAGCAGTGGCACCAGTCCTGCTCCATCCAAACCAACATCGTCCCCATCAATGTCTCGG GGCAGCACTTTGCTAGGCACGCGAGTGCTCGTCACTCCCTGTTTAACACAGAGACCGCGATGAACCCCAAGTCCACCCTGCGGCGTAGACGGACCATTATCGGATTCCCTAACCTGTCCCTGCGAGACCAAG GAAGCGCCAACGGCCCCACACTCAACACACGTGCGCCCATTGCTGAGTCTCTCTCCTGCAGTTTCGTGCCTGAGGCCACAAGTGGGGGGAAGACACCCCAGGAGatcagcccctgccagcccctctctgccccgCTGAGGAAGACCTTCAGTGATCTTGGTGCCCGCTGCTGCCAGCCACCCACCACCATGGACAGTGCGGCCACCCCCTGTACCAGTGCCTGCAACGGGCCACAGGGCACCCACTTCCCCCCACCCTGGAGTACCCTGGGCTACGGgagcccctccagccccactgccagccaGGGCAAGGGGCCCCCCTGTGCCTCGCCAGGTGGCTCCATCCCATCACCCAGCCCAGGCTCACCCGCTGCCTCCTTCTTTATTGCCATGGAGGAGCGTGTGGGCAGCAATGGGCCTGGCTCCTTCTCCAGCACAGTGCCTGAGTCCCCCCTCACCTCCGGGGGTGGCCAGAGGTGCGAGGGCCGAGAAGCCAAGGTGAACTTCTTGCCAGGAGGCCAAGAGGAGCCAGAGCCAGCTGTGGAGCCGGCGCGGCTGGAGGTGGAGCGGGCAGGGTGCCGGTTCCGCGAGCGGTCGCTGTCAGTGCCCACTGACTCAGGCTCCCTCTGCTCGGTGGACATTGCGTACGCCGAGACCCGGCGGGGCAGCGCCAACTATGCCCTGGGCTACCCCAGCGCCAGCTCTGAGGGCAGCACCAGCACTGACAACATCTCCCTGGGGCTGGAGCCGGAGGgccagcggcggcggcgctccAAGAGCATCTCCCTCAAGAAGGCGAAGAAGAAGCCCTCGCCACCCACACGCAGTGTCTCTCTGATTAAAGAGGGGCAGGATGCCACCGCAGGGCCCAGCTCACCACTGCCCAAGGATCAGCGACCCAAGAGCCTGTGCATCCCACCGGAGCCCCAGGGGCACCGGCTGGTGCATGCTGACCCCCAGGGGAGTGTGGGGAGGGAGCCCGATGGCACGGCTACCCCCCACCAGTGGCCTCTCACGGACTGGAAGGCTGGCGATCCCTACCGGTCCCTCTCCAGCTCGAGCACAGCCACAGGGACCACAGCCATTGAATGCACCAAGGCACGGGGCAGCTCTGAGTCCCTCACGTCCCCCTCCATCTCCAGGGCCACGACGCCTTCCCAGCTCTCCGCTGAGGCAGACCTCAAGACCTCCTCCCCAGGCAGGCCCACTGGGCTGATGTCCCCATCCAGCGGGTACTCCAGCCAGTCAGAGACCCCAACACCCACCGTCCCCACCTCCGCCATCCTTGGGCACTCCCCGCACCAGGTGCGGGTGAGGCCACTTGTCCCTGAGAGGAAGTCCTCGctgccccccacatcccccatggagaggagccccaAGTCCAGGCTGTCCTTCGACCTGCCACTCACACCACCCGCCCACCTCGACCTCTCAGGGCTGAAAATCTCCCTGAAAGGGAAGACGAAGGTCAGCCGGCACCACTCCGACTCCACCTTTGGCACCAAGCTGGCCCAGAAGACCAGCCCCATCACGCCCATCATGCCAGTGGTCACGCAGTCCGACCTGCGCTCCGTCCGCCTCCGCTCCATCAGCCGCTCGGAGCCAGAGGACAACGCTGATGGCCTGGATCACGCTGAGGAGCCATCACGCGGTCCCTGCCTGGGGCCAGAGAGGAAGGTGAAGCCACCCGTGGCGGAGAAGCCGCCACTGGCCAAGCGGCCCCCGATCATCCTGCCCAAGCCCCCACCTCTGCGAGAGGAGGGTCCCCTGTCCCCCACGTCCCCACCGGGCACCGCCACCAAGGAGAAGGGGCTGCCTCAGGATGGCTTTGTGGTGCTGCGGAAAGGGGAGTGGAGGAGGAGCCCGGGGGAGTCCCCCTTGCCCCTGACCCCGGCAGGACCCCGGCGGCTCTCGCAGGGCAGCCTGGAGGATGAGCCACGGCCAGAGTGGAGTGGTGCCGGCGAGGGGGAGCGGAGGAAGGCCAAGGTGCCACCACCAGTGCCCAAAAAACCCAGCGTGCTCTACCTGCCACTCGCCCCAaccccagcacagctgggagccGGCATGGGGGACCAGCcgcccacccccagccccatcaTCACGCTGGACGCTGACCCTACCTGCTGCGACCCCGATGCTGAGGACCCACCGTCCCCAGAGGCCCTGGGCACAGCACAAGCCAGTGACCGCTCCTCGGAGCAAG GCAGCTCAGGGGAGGCTGGCACAGAGGAGAAAAGCTTCGTCAGCGACAAGACGGCTGACTCCATCGCAGAGGAGGACGACGATGTGTTCGTAACATCCCGCACCACGGAGGATCTCTTCACTGTGATCCACAG GTCAAAGAGGAAGGTCTTGGGGCGGAAAGAGCCTGGTGACACCTTTGGCAGCCGGCCCAACTCCCACTCGCCTGTAAAGACTTCAGGCTCCCCAACCAGCGAGTCCCCAGCAGCAGCGGGCAGCACTGGGAAGTCCTCCAGCAGGAACGAAGACTTTAAAGCCCTGCTCCAGAAGAAGAGCAGCAAAACCAGCCCTGGTACCCGGCCATCTGCTGCTGAACTGCTCAAGACCACAAACCCACTGGCTCGGAGGGTCATGATGGAATTTGCCCCTGAGCTCGACGGTGCAAACAGTCCCAAAAGTCAGCCCTAA